Proteins found in one Corynebacterium zhongnanshanii genomic segment:
- a CDS encoding MBL fold metallo-hydrolase, with translation MSTTHPEFFHISVGSMDNNCWLICMGGDALLIDAATDAPALLELAREHDVTITDVLTTHRHADHVQALAEVLQHTDARHHAPRLDAPALPSPADRTYGTDSGETQPLDLASSALNTLDLQVVELRGHTPGGLAVLHLDKQQPQAWVGDSVFPGGVGKTTSDKDFTQLLSDVEERIFTLPDNTLLHPGHGNSTTVGAEKPHVDEWRERGW, from the coding sequence ATGAGCACTACGCACCCAGAATTCTTTCACATCTCCGTGGGCAGCATGGACAACAACTGCTGGCTGATCTGCATGGGCGGAGACGCTCTGCTGATTGATGCCGCCACCGATGCCCCCGCACTGCTGGAGTTGGCGCGCGAGCATGACGTAACCATCACCGACGTCCTCACCACGCATCGCCATGCCGACCATGTGCAGGCCTTGGCGGAGGTGCTGCAGCATACTGATGCGCGCCACCATGCCCCGAGACTCGACGCCCCAGCGCTGCCCTCCCCAGCCGATCGAACCTATGGCACGGACTCCGGGGAGACGCAACCCCTGGATCTTGCGAGCAGTGCCTTGAATACATTGGACCTCCAGGTCGTGGAGCTTCGTGGCCACACCCCGGGTGGCCTTGCCGTTCTCCATCTGGACAAGCAGCAGCCCCAGGCATGGGTGGGCGATTCCGTCTTCCCGGGAGGAGTGGGCAAGACAACGTCCGACAAGGACTTCACGCAATTGCTGAGTGACGTGGAGGAGCGGATCTTCACTCTTCCCGACAACACCCTTCTGCATCCTGGGCACGGCAACTCCACCACGGTGGGCGCGGAGAAGCCTCATGTGGACGAGTGGCGCGAGCGCGGCTGGTAA
- the uvrA gene encoding excinuclease ABC subunit UvrA — translation MADQLIVRGAREHNLKGVDIDLPRDKMIVFTGLSGSGKSSLAFDTIFAEGQRRYVESLSSYARMFLGRMDKPDVELIEGLSPAVSIDQKSTNRNPRSTVGTVTEIFDYLRLLYARTGTPHCPQCGEVIQRQTPQEIVDQILQMEEGLKFQVLAPVVRTRKGEFVDLFEDLASQGYSRVKVDGEVHQLSNPPKLEKQVKHDIDVVVDRLQVKPSQKQRLTDSIETALNLADGIVVLDFVSLDEKDPVRYRRFSEKMACPNGHALALDELEPRTFSFNSPYGACPTCDGLGTALEVDEKLVIPDEDAPLNKAIAPWAGSPNSKYFEKLLAALGKELGFDPKAPYSDLSAAHKKAILKGHSTKITVNFRNRYGRGRNYTAPFEGVMPFLTRKLDQTDSEASKERYLSYMREVPCSSCGGARLKPEVLAVTIAAGERRLSIAELADLSISDASAFLNSLTLNKREEMIAGAVLREIQARLRFLLDVGLNYLSMSRSAGTLSGGEAQRIRLATQIGSGLAGVLYVLDEPSIGLHQRDNERLIHTLEHLRDLGNTLIVVEHDEDTIRTADWLVDIGPRAGEFGGEVVYQGAPAGILECEESVTGHYLSGKKVLAVPSSRREVDRERMLSVRGAEENNLKGVDVSFPLGVLTVVTGVSGSGKSSLVNGILAKVLANNLNRSRVVPGHHKRVDGLEHLDKLVQVDQSPIGRTPRSNPATYTGVFDKIRKLFAETTEAKVRGYGPGRFSFNVKGGRCEACHGDGTLKIEMNFLPDVYVPCEVCQGARYNRETLEVTYKGKNIAEVLDLPITDAAEFFEPVTSISRYLNTLVDVGLGYVRLGQAATTLSGGEAQRVKLAAELQKRSNGRTIYILDEPTTGLHFEDIRKLMLVIQGLVDKGNSVLIIEHNLDVIKAADWIVDMGPEGGSGGGTVVAEGTPEYVARVEGSYTGHYLRPLLEKSHTEERTDDRARDKENA, via the coding sequence GTGGCTGATCAGCTAATTGTGCGCGGAGCACGTGAGCATAACCTCAAAGGCGTGGACATCGACCTGCCTCGTGACAAGATGATTGTCTTCACCGGCTTGTCCGGATCGGGTAAGTCCTCCCTGGCCTTTGACACAATTTTTGCCGAAGGTCAGCGTCGGTATGTTGAGTCCTTAAGCTCCTACGCCCGCATGTTCCTCGGGCGGATGGATAAGCCGGACGTAGAGCTGATCGAAGGGCTGTCCCCAGCGGTCTCCATCGATCAGAAGTCCACGAACCGCAACCCTCGGTCCACCGTGGGCACCGTGACGGAGATCTTCGACTATCTACGTCTGCTCTACGCACGCACCGGCACGCCGCACTGCCCCCAGTGTGGCGAGGTGATTCAGCGCCAGACTCCCCAGGAGATCGTGGATCAGATCCTTCAGATGGAGGAGGGGCTGAAGTTCCAGGTGCTGGCCCCCGTGGTGCGTACCCGCAAGGGCGAGTTTGTGGATCTCTTCGAGGACCTGGCGTCCCAGGGCTATTCCCGCGTGAAGGTGGATGGCGAGGTCCATCAACTCTCGAACCCGCCGAAGCTGGAAAAGCAGGTCAAGCACGATATCGACGTGGTGGTGGATCGTCTTCAGGTCAAACCTAGCCAGAAGCAGCGCCTGACGGATTCCATCGAAACGGCACTGAACCTCGCCGATGGAATTGTGGTGCTGGACTTCGTGAGCCTGGATGAGAAGGATCCGGTCCGCTACCGTCGTTTCTCCGAAAAGATGGCCTGCCCCAACGGCCACGCCTTGGCGCTGGACGAGCTGGAGCCCAGGACGTTTTCCTTCAACTCGCCTTATGGTGCCTGCCCCACCTGCGACGGGTTGGGCACGGCCCTGGAAGTGGATGAGAAACTGGTCATCCCGGACGAGGATGCCCCACTGAATAAGGCCATTGCACCGTGGGCGGGTTCCCCGAACTCCAAATACTTCGAGAAGCTCCTCGCGGCCTTGGGCAAGGAGCTGGGCTTTGATCCGAAGGCTCCGTACTCGGACCTGTCCGCTGCCCACAAGAAGGCTATTTTGAAGGGCCATTCCACGAAGATCACGGTGAACTTCCGCAATCGCTACGGACGTGGGCGCAACTACACCGCTCCGTTCGAGGGCGTGATGCCGTTTCTGACGCGCAAGCTGGACCAGACGGACTCCGAGGCGTCGAAGGAACGCTACCTCTCCTACATGCGCGAGGTGCCCTGCAGCTCCTGTGGCGGCGCCCGCCTCAAGCCGGAGGTGCTGGCCGTCACCATCGCCGCTGGGGAGCGCCGCTTGAGCATTGCGGAGCTTGCTGATCTTTCTATTTCCGACGCCAGCGCGTTCCTCAATTCCCTCACACTCAATAAACGGGAGGAGATGATCGCGGGTGCTGTGCTGCGCGAGATTCAAGCTCGCCTTCGATTCCTGCTAGACGTGGGTCTGAACTATTTGTCGATGTCCCGATCAGCGGGGACATTGTCCGGTGGCGAGGCACAACGCATTCGCCTGGCCACGCAGATCGGCTCTGGCCTCGCCGGCGTGCTGTACGTGTTGGATGAGCCGTCGATCGGTCTGCATCAGCGCGACAACGAACGCCTGATCCACACCCTGGAGCATCTGCGCGACCTGGGTAACACCCTGATCGTGGTGGAGCATGATGAGGACACGATCCGCACCGCCGACTGGCTCGTGGACATCGGGCCGCGCGCCGGTGAGTTTGGTGGTGAAGTGGTCTACCAGGGCGCCCCGGCTGGAATTCTTGAGTGCGAGGAGTCGGTGACCGGCCACTACCTGTCCGGGAAGAAGGTGCTCGCGGTTCCTTCTTCGCGCCGGGAGGTGGATCGTGAGCGGATGCTCTCGGTGCGCGGCGCGGAGGAGAACAACCTCAAGGGCGTGGACGTGTCCTTCCCGCTGGGCGTGTTGACCGTGGTCACGGGCGTGTCTGGTTCCGGTAAGTCCTCCCTGGTCAATGGGATTCTGGCCAAGGTGTTGGCCAACAACCTGAATCGCTCCCGCGTGGTTCCTGGCCACCACAAGCGCGTGGACGGCCTGGAGCACCTGGACAAGTTGGTCCAGGTGGACCAAAGTCCGATTGGACGTACTCCGCGGTCCAATCCGGCAACGTACACCGGCGTGTTCGATAAGATCCGCAAGCTCTTCGCGGAGACCACCGAAGCGAAAGTTCGTGGATACGGTCCGGGACGCTTCTCCTTTAACGTCAAGGGTGGGCGCTGCGAGGCCTGCCACGGCGACGGAACGCTGAAGATCGAGATGAACTTCCTGCCGGATGTGTACGTGCCGTGTGAGGTGTGCCAGGGTGCTCGCTATAACCGCGAGACGCTGGAAGTCACATACAAGGGCAAGAACATCGCCGAGGTTCTGGACCTTCCGATCACCGACGCCGCGGAGTTCTTTGAACCCGTTACGTCCATCTCTCGCTACCTCAATACGTTGGTGGATGTGGGCTTGGGCTATGTCCGTCTGGGACAGGCCGCCACCACGCTGTCCGGTGGTGAGGCGCAGCGCGTGAAGCTGGCCGCCGAATTGCAGAAGCGCTCGAACGGCCGCACCATCTACATCCTGGATGAGCCCACCACGGGCCTGCATTTTGAGGACATCCGGAAACTAATGCTGGTGATCCAGGGGCTGGTGGACAAGGGCAACAGCGTGCTCATCATCGAGCACAACCTGGATGTCATCAAGGCTGCAGACTGGATTGTGGACATGGGTCCCGAGGGAGGATCCGGTGGAGGCACCGTGGTGGCCGAGGGAACTCCGGAGTACGTGGCCCGCGTGGAGGGTTCCTACACAGGTCACTACCTCCGCCCTCTGCTGGAGAAGTCCCACACGGAGGAGCGCACGGATGACCGCGCACGAGACAAGGAGAACGCATAG
- a CDS encoding universal stress protein — protein sequence MVTMFGTIVVGTDGSQSSFLAVRRAAAIAAAFDAELVLASAYYPQDADVANSSRDDSRVVVGEPDANEVLAAALKEAKDEGATKVTAKMKAGAPVVALMSVVTEVDADLLVVGNRGINSLTGRLLGSVPADVARQSQCDVMIVHTVD from the coding sequence ATGGTGACTATGTTCGGCACCATTGTTGTGGGAACCGACGGTTCCCAATCTTCGTTTTTGGCAGTTCGTCGCGCGGCAGCCATTGCCGCAGCGTTTGATGCAGAGTTGGTGCTGGCGAGCGCCTACTACCCCCAAGATGCGGACGTGGCGAACTCCTCCAGGGATGATTCGCGTGTGGTGGTGGGGGAGCCGGACGCCAACGAAGTGTTGGCTGCGGCGCTCAAGGAGGCCAAGGACGAGGGTGCTACCAAGGTCACCGCGAAGATGAAGGCGGGCGCCCCGGTGGTTGCTCTCATGTCTGTGGTGACCGAGGTGGATGCGGACCTGCTGGTGGTGGGTAACCGCGGTATCAACTCCCTAACGGGGCGACTGCTGGGCAGCGTTCCGGCCGATGTGGCCCGGCAGTCCCAGTGCGATGTGATGATCGTCCACACCGTGGATTAG
- the uvrB gene encoding excinuclease ABC subunit UvrB — MAFAAERPELSYSEFRPVGDIERTPGTFQVISEFEPAGDQPKAIGELAERLDRGERDIVLLGATGTGKSATAAWLIEKVQRPTLVMAPNKTLAAQLANELRSLLPNNAVEYFVSYYDYYQPEAYIAQSDTYIEKDSSINEDVERLRHSATSALLSRRDVVVVSSVSCIYGLGTPQSYLDRSAVLRVGEEIDRDKFLRLLVDIQYTRNDMSFTRGTFRVKGDTVDIIPAYEELAVRVEFFGDEVDTLYYIHPLTGDVIRNVEELRIFPATHYVAGPERMEKAIESIKEELEERLEELENKGKLLEAQRLRMRTEYDLEMIQQVGFTSGIENYSRHIDGREAGSAPATLIDYFPEDFLTIIDESHVTVPQIGGMFEGDASRKRNLVEHGFRLPSALDNRPLTWEEFDDRKGQCVYLSATPGDYELAAAGGEFVEQVIRPTGLVDPKVEVRPTKGQIDDLIEQIRRRTDKDERVLVTTLTKRMAEDLTDYLLEHGVKVRYMHSDIDTLRRVELLRQLRLGEYDVLVGINLLREGLDLPEVSLVAILDADKEGFLRSTRSLIQTIGRAARNVSGEVIMYADKVTESMAYAIDETERRRAKQIAYNEEHGIDPQPLRKKIADILDQVAEFGSDEYSPSAGETSLNTDAQLATDGAFTPEGEPMAREQLEKLIAQMTEQMKEAARELKFELAGRLRDEIMDLKKELKGMIDAGM; from the coding sequence ATGGCATTTGCAGCTGAGCGACCAGAGCTATCCTATTCTGAATTCCGCCCCGTCGGCGATATCGAACGCACTCCTGGCACATTCCAGGTCATTAGTGAGTTTGAGCCCGCGGGCGATCAACCCAAAGCAATTGGGGAATTAGCCGAACGCCTCGATCGCGGCGAGCGCGACATTGTTCTCTTGGGTGCCACGGGTACGGGTAAATCCGCCACCGCCGCGTGGTTGATTGAAAAAGTTCAGCGCCCCACGCTGGTTATGGCGCCGAATAAAACCCTCGCGGCTCAGTTGGCCAATGAGCTCCGCAGTCTTCTTCCGAATAACGCGGTGGAGTATTTCGTCTCCTATTATGACTACTACCAGCCGGAGGCGTATATCGCCCAGTCTGATACGTATATCGAGAAGGATTCTTCCATTAACGAGGACGTTGAGCGCCTGCGACATTCGGCCACGTCGGCGTTGCTGTCCCGGCGTGATGTGGTGGTGGTATCGTCTGTATCTTGCATTTATGGCCTGGGTACGCCTCAGTCCTACCTGGATCGCTCCGCCGTGCTGCGGGTAGGTGAGGAGATTGACCGGGACAAGTTCCTACGCCTGTTGGTGGATATTCAATACACGCGCAATGACATGTCCTTTACCCGTGGAACATTCCGCGTGAAGGGGGACACGGTCGATATCATACCGGCCTATGAAGAATTAGCCGTGCGCGTGGAGTTCTTCGGCGATGAAGTGGATACCCTGTATTACATTCACCCGTTGACGGGAGATGTGATCCGCAATGTAGAGGAATTGCGCATCTTTCCCGCAACGCACTATGTGGCGGGGCCGGAGCGCATGGAAAAGGCGATCGAGTCCATTAAAGAGGAGCTAGAAGAGCGGCTGGAGGAGCTTGAGAATAAGGGCAAGCTGCTGGAGGCCCAGCGCCTGCGCATGCGCACGGAATATGACCTGGAAATGATTCAACAGGTCGGCTTCACCAGCGGCATTGAGAATTATTCGCGGCACATCGATGGGCGAGAGGCAGGCTCGGCCCCCGCGACCCTGATCGACTACTTTCCCGAAGACTTCCTCACCATCATCGACGAGTCTCACGTGACCGTCCCCCAAATTGGGGGAATGTTCGAGGGAGATGCGTCCCGCAAGCGCAACCTCGTGGAGCACGGATTTCGGCTGCCCTCCGCCTTGGACAACCGCCCATTGACGTGGGAGGAGTTTGATGACCGCAAAGGCCAGTGCGTGTACCTGTCCGCGACCCCCGGAGACTATGAGCTCGCGGCCGCTGGTGGCGAGTTCGTGGAACAAGTCATCCGTCCGACCGGCCTGGTCGATCCGAAGGTGGAGGTGCGCCCTACCAAGGGCCAGATTGATGATCTGATTGAGCAGATCCGCCGCCGGACGGACAAGGACGAGCGTGTGTTGGTGACCACGCTGACCAAGCGCATGGCCGAGGACCTCACGGATTACCTGCTGGAGCACGGCGTGAAGGTCCGCTATATGCACTCGGACATCGACACGTTGCGTCGCGTGGAGCTGCTGCGTCAGTTGCGCCTGGGCGAGTATGACGTGCTGGTGGGCATCAACTTGCTCCGTGAGGGTCTGGATCTGCCGGAGGTTTCTCTGGTGGCGATCCTGGACGCGGATAAGGAGGGATTCCTCCGCTCCACCCGTTCGCTGATCCAGACGATCGGACGCGCCGCGCGTAACGTCTCCGGCGAGGTGATCATGTACGCGGACAAGGTGACGGAATCCATGGCGTACGCGATTGACGAAACCGAACGTCGCCGAGCCAAGCAGATCGCCTACAACGAGGAGCACGGGATCGATCCTCAACCGTTGCGGAAGAAGATCGCGGACATCCTTGACCAAGTCGCGGAATTCGGCAGCGATGAATATTCGCCGTCTGCGGGGGAGACGTCCCTGAATACCGACGCCCAGCTCGCGACCGATGGGGCGTTCACCCCAGAGGGGGAGCCCATGGCCCGGGAGCAGCTGGAGAAGCTCATTGCTCAGATGACCGAGCAGATGAAGGAGGCCGCTCGGGAGTTGAAGTTCGAGCTGGCTGGTCGGCTGCGTGACGAGATTATGGACTTGAAGAAGGAACTCAAGGGAATGATCGACGCGGGCATGTAG
- a CDS encoding HelD family protein, with the protein MLTGVPVFIFRERTSLSIHEEQRHLDQLLALIATRRDTLEARLKDVRKEADIDDPQGLMMRDREAADITARLQTLTAADVGLMFGRIDVEDPTDDDPDNPVMIDGTVVDRRYIGRIGVHDNDEAMRTLLMDWRAPQARPFYLATTLHPQGVHTRRHIKTRGHKVISSSDETLIARGTSAGDAALATTGGGVGQEQALLDAVNAARTPHMRDIVETIAAEQDTIIRSPYRGVTIVQGAPGTGKTAVALHRAAYLLYTWREQLANTGVLIIGPNARFLNYISQVLPSLGETGVVLATPGTLLPGVSTIPEENLLAREVKGSVEMVHILASAVKTWQTVPDEPLEFVVDGISLSLTPAHVRAARTRARRSRKPHNQARSIFINHALDTLTDLLAERIGADPLGGQNLLSGADKAQLRDDLGTEPDVVEAVGELWPELTPEKVLRRLYTDPDNLAEATAEYDESTRAGLTSAGQWTDADAPLLDELSDLLGVVDNEESAEAEREEWREAIADAQDALDILTGSASQDLDDGFDAEILMAYDIVDAEALAKRHTLQEKRTTAERAAADIRWAFGHIIVDEAQELSEMAWRMVFRRSPNRWMTLVGDPAQTGNPAGVDQWSQTLSPFVGDRWKLHELTVNYRTPRDISEVANSLLADIAPDQDAPVALRESGTDIRQISGQELFTALPEIRQRAGEGLVGVISATSQASSTLESALQEHEVGIDEHVIFCDISAAKGLEFDEVVVVEPAEFLEASPQGLNDVYVALTRATQGLTIVNDGGFEWDNLPPIHSS; encoded by the coding sequence ATGTTGACTGGGGTGCCAGTTTTTATCTTCCGCGAAAGGACATCGTTGAGCATCCACGAGGAACAACGCCACCTCGACCAGCTCCTGGCGCTGATTGCCACACGCCGGGACACATTGGAAGCACGTCTGAAAGACGTGCGCAAAGAAGCGGACATCGATGATCCTCAGGGGCTCATGATGCGCGACCGCGAGGCCGCGGATATTACAGCCCGGTTGCAAACCCTCACCGCCGCGGACGTGGGCCTGATGTTCGGTCGTATTGATGTGGAAGACCCCACGGACGACGACCCGGATAACCCGGTCATGATCGACGGCACTGTGGTCGACCGGCGTTACATCGGCCGCATTGGCGTCCACGACAACGACGAGGCGATGCGGACACTCCTCATGGATTGGCGCGCCCCGCAGGCCCGCCCCTTCTACCTGGCGACCACCCTGCACCCCCAAGGTGTTCATACGCGCCGCCACATCAAGACCCGTGGCCATAAGGTCATTTCCTCCAGCGACGAGACGCTCATTGCCCGCGGAACCTCCGCAGGAGACGCGGCCCTGGCAACGACAGGGGGCGGCGTCGGTCAGGAACAGGCATTGCTGGATGCGGTGAACGCAGCGCGCACTCCGCACATGCGCGACATCGTGGAGACCATCGCGGCGGAGCAGGACACGATTATCCGCAGCCCGTACCGCGGGGTGACGATTGTGCAGGGCGCGCCGGGCACGGGCAAGACCGCGGTGGCGCTCCATCGCGCGGCGTATCTGTTGTACACGTGGCGCGAGCAGCTGGCGAACACGGGTGTGCTTATTATTGGGCCGAATGCGCGCTTTTTGAATTACATTTCGCAGGTTCTTCCCTCGCTGGGAGAGACGGGTGTGGTGTTGGCTACTCCGGGGACATTACTGCCGGGTGTATCCACCATTCCTGAGGAGAATCTCCTGGCCCGTGAGGTCAAGGGCTCGGTGGAAATGGTCCACATTCTGGCATCGGCGGTAAAAACGTGGCAAACAGTGCCTGACGAGCCGCTGGAATTTGTGGTGGATGGCATTTCTCTGTCCCTAACTCCCGCACACGTACGCGCGGCTCGCACACGGGCGCGGCGTTCTCGTAAACCGCATAATCAGGCCCGCAGCATCTTTATCAATCACGCCTTGGACACCCTCACTGACCTGTTGGCCGAGCGCATCGGTGCGGATCCTTTGGGCGGACAGAATTTGCTCTCCGGGGCGGACAAGGCGCAGCTTCGGGATGACTTGGGCACCGAGCCCGATGTGGTGGAGGCCGTGGGCGAGCTGTGGCCGGAACTCACCCCAGAGAAGGTGCTCCGGCGCCTCTACACCGACCCCGACAACCTGGCCGAAGCAACCGCCGAGTACGACGAGTCCACGCGCGCCGGCCTCACCTCCGCCGGCCAGTGGACCGACGCTGACGCCCCGCTACTCGACGAGCTCTCCGACCTGCTGGGAGTTGTGGACAACGAGGAATCCGCCGAGGCTGAACGGGAGGAATGGCGCGAGGCCATCGCCGATGCCCAGGATGCGCTGGACATTCTGACGGGCTCGGCGTCCCAAGACTTGGATGATGGGTTCGATGCGGAAATCCTCATGGCGTATGACATTGTCGACGCCGAGGCTCTCGCCAAACGGCACACGTTACAGGAAAAGCGCACCACGGCCGAGCGCGCTGCTGCCGATATCCGGTGGGCTTTTGGTCATATCATTGTCGATGAAGCGCAGGAATTATCAGAAATGGCGTGGCGCATGGTGTTTCGCCGCAGTCCGAATAGGTGGATGACTCTTGTCGGTGATCCTGCGCAAACGGGTAATCCTGCCGGAGTGGATCAATGGTCACAGACCCTATCCCCCTTCGTAGGTGATCGGTGGAAACTCCACGAACTGACGGTCAATTACCGCACCCCGCGGGATATTTCCGAGGTGGCTAATTCTCTACTTGCCGATATTGCGCCGGATCAGGACGCCCCGGTGGCATTGCGAGAATCCGGAACTGATATTCGCCAGATTTCCGGACAAGAATTGTTCACTGCCTTGCCGGAGATTCGCCAGCGCGCCGGAGAAGGATTAGTGGGCGTTATTTCTGCCACATCCCAGGCCAGTTCCACGCTGGAATCGGCACTGCAAGAGCACGAGGTGGGAATAGACGAGCACGTTATTTTCTGTGATATTTCCGCCGCCAAGGGCCTGGAGTTCGACGAAGTTGTAGTGGTGGAGCCAGCCGAGTTCCTGGAGGCCAGCCCGCAGGGGCTCAACGATGTGTACGTAGCGCTGACGCGTGCAACCCAGGGCCTCACCATCGTCAACGATGGCGGATTTGAGTGGGACAACCTACCCCCAATTCACAGCTCCTAG
- a CDS encoding DoxX family membrane protein produces MIRKIAHTLVASAFIVDGVQTLRNPKEHAGEAKAVIGPVRSVLPPQYAKAIPTDGPTQARILGGTKVAASALVATNKAPRLGALVLAAIQIPTTLNRNAFWSESDKNKKQQKQTGFLTDATLLGGLLVTSMDTQGKPSVAWRVKKAMPGKSEQEKMLANAQDRSKELAETAQAQASDFFGTAKEKVAEVAQTVSEYVDDNKDDWKESALDFRDQAAEKASELRDQAADFGSQASAYAQEQGKAARERAQEAQKQGRKELKKARKEAKKRSKKARKQAKKAAKKYNF; encoded by the coding sequence ATGATCCGCAAGATTGCTCATACTCTGGTCGCCTCGGCATTCATCGTCGACGGTGTGCAGACTCTGCGCAACCCCAAGGAGCACGCTGGCGAAGCCAAGGCCGTCATCGGACCTGTGCGCTCCGTTCTGCCTCCTCAGTACGCCAAGGCCATCCCTACCGACGGCCCAACCCAGGCACGCATCCTGGGAGGCACGAAGGTAGCCGCCAGCGCACTGGTGGCAACGAACAAGGCCCCACGCTTGGGCGCGTTGGTTCTGGCTGCAATCCAGATCCCCACCACCCTGAACCGCAATGCCTTCTGGAGCGAGAGCGACAAGAACAAGAAGCAGCAGAAGCAGACCGGCTTCTTGACGGACGCCACCTTGCTGGGTGGACTGCTGGTAACCAGCATGGACACCCAGGGCAAGCCGTCCGTGGCATGGCGCGTAAAGAAGGCCATGCCAGGTAAGTCCGAGCAGGAAAAGATGCTGGCTAACGCCCAGGACCGCTCCAAGGAACTAGCGGAGACCGCACAGGCACAGGCATCTGACTTCTTCGGAACCGCGAAGGAGAAGGTCGCCGAGGTTGCACAGACCGTCTCCGAGTACGTGGACGACAACAAGGATGACTGGAAGGAGTCCGCACTGGACTTCCGCGACCAGGCTGCGGAGAAGGCCTCCGAGCTGCGTGACCAGGCCGCTGACTTCGGCAGCCAAGCATCCGCCTACGCCCAGGAGCAGGGCAAGGCCGCCCGCGAGCGCGCTCAGGAAGCTCAGAAGCAGGGCCGCAAGGAACTGAAGAAGGCCCGCAAGGAGGCCAAGAAGCGTTCCAAGAAGGCGCGCAAGCAGGCTAAGAAGGCTGCAAAGAAGTACAACTTCTAA